From Nicotiana tabacum cultivar K326 chromosome 22, ASM71507v2, whole genome shotgun sequence, one genomic window encodes:
- the LOC107794367 gene encoding mitogen-activated protein kinase kinase kinase 20-like, with protein MGEEAIFVQQGMESKKKVELQGKKMELKSNINEFGDGVSWYRGAMLGKGSFGHVYLAKLKNTRSKNGYLPSVMAVKSAEVSISGSIQKEREVLNNIKGCPYIIRCYGDETTTGENGMMVYNLLLEYGSGGTLAERIKKLGNKGLPEFEVRSYTRSMLKGLNYIHAIGYVHCDMKPDNILLVLNSSKGSNEFRAKIGDLGLAKRENQSKKRRLETYWRGTPMYLSPEAVAENVQESPADIWALGCIVLEMLTGKPPWNQKEDMDAEDVLKKIGEGHELPKIPGELSKEAKGFLKGCFVRKPRYRWTAEMLLNHPFVEGLSDDVDGVEESGEVEDINEVGSMLLVTEADDEFSCSLEDWSCISEEDSLGYWSEEDSEVMGDEMASYFAEERILKVEERISVRSSSIDSGYNCMIDKSIQVPSIHQIIRRNVL; from the coding sequence ATGGGGGAAGAAGCAATTTTTGTGCAACAAGGTATGGAAAGTAAGAAAaaagttgaacttcaagggaagAAGATGGAGCTAAAGAGTAACATAAACGAATTTGGAGATGGAGTTTCATGGTATAGAGGAGCAATGCTTGGGAAAGGAAGTTTTGGGCATGTTTATCTGGCTAAATTGAAGAACACCAGATCAAAAAATGGCTACTTGCCATCAGTTATGGCTGTTAAATCCGCTGAAGTTTCTATTTCAGGTTCAATTCAGAAGGAAAGAGAGGTTCTCAATAACATCAAGGGTTGCCCTTACATAATTCGATGCTATGGCGATGAAACTACAACTGGTGAGAATGGTATGATGGTTTATAACTTGTTGCTTGAGTATGGTTCTGGTGGAACCCTAGCTGAGAGGATCAAGAAATTAGGGAACAAAGGATTGCCTGAATTTGAGGTAAGGTCTTATACTAGGTCTATGCTTAAAGGATTGAATTATATTCACGCTATTGGTTATGTTCATTGTGATATGAAACCTGATAATATCCTGCTTGTGTTGAATTCTAGTAAAGGAAGTAATGAATTTAGGGCGAAAATTGGTGATTTGGGATTGGCAAAGAGAGAAAATCAGAGTAAAAAGAGGAGATTGGAGACTTATTGGAGGGGTACTCCTATGTACTTGTCACCTGAAGCTGTAGCTGAAAATGTACAAGAGTCTCCCGCGGATATTTGGGCTCTTGGTTGTATTGTGCTTGAGATGTTAACGGGAAAACCTCCGTGGAATCAGAAGGAAGATATGGATGCTGAGGATGTATTAAAAAAGATTGGGGAAGGGCATGAATTGCCTAAAATTCCAGGCGAATTGTCTAAAGAAGCAAAAGGTTTCCTGAAAGGTTGTTTTGTGAGGAAGCCTAGGTATAGATGGACTGCTGAAATGCTGCTAAATCATCCATTTGTAGAGGGTTTAAGTGATGATGTTGATGGAGTGGAAGAATCAGGTGAGGTTGAAGATATAAATGAAGTTGGTTCTATGCTCTTGGTTACTGAGGCTGACGATGAATTTTCTTGTTCTTTAGAAGATTGGAGCTGCATATCTGAAGAGGACTCCCTTGGTTACTGGTCGGAGGAAGATTCAGAGGTTATGGGGGATGAAATGGCCTCTTATTTTGCTGAGGAACGGATATTAAAAGTAGAAGAAAGGATAAGCGTTAGAAGCTCCAGCATTGATAGTGGTTATAATTGTATGATTGATAAATCAATACAAGTACCTTCAATCCATCAAATAATTCGCCGAAATGTCCTTTAA